The Pochonia chlamydosporia 170 chromosome 1, whole genome shotgun sequence genome window below encodes:
- a CDS encoding NADH-ubiquinone oxidoreductase (similar to Aspergillus terreus NIH2624 XP_001213151.1): MLSTRAAPNKAVSLSRTAVRGLATVQDGTPKRTYGGLKDQDRIFQNLYGRFPADLKSAKKMGDWHKTKEIILKGHDWIINEVKASGLRGRGGAGFPSGLKWSFMNFKDWDKDTKPRYLVVNADEGEPGTCKDREIMRKDPHKLVEGCLVAGRAMNATAAYIYIRGEFVYEAAVLQNAINEAYQDGLIGKNACGSGYDFDVFIHRGGGAYVCGEETSLIESLEGKPGKPRLKPPFPAAVGLFGCPSTVANVETVAVAPTICRRGGNWFAGFGRERNQGTKLFCISGHVNNPCTVEEEMSIPLRELIDKHCGGVRGGWDNLLAIIPGGSSTPILPKSVCDDQLMDFDALKDSQSGLGTAAVIVMDKSTDVVRAISRLSHFYRHESCGQCTPCREGSKWTEQIMSRFERGQGREREIDMLQELTKQVEGHTICALGEAFAWPIQGLIRHFRPELEARMQKFAQENGGAALAGGWDSNARSQGKLVSPGQ, translated from the exons ATGCTGTCCACGAGAGCGGCGCCAAACAAGGCCGTGAGCCTCTCGCGGACCGCCGTCAGGGGCCTCGCCACCGTGCAGGATGGCACCCCCAAGCGGACTTACGGGGGTCTCAAGGACCAAGATCGTATTTTCCAGAATCTCTACGGCCGATTCCCCGCCGACCTGAAGAGCgcgaagaagatgggcgATTGGCATAAGACGAAGGAGATTATACTCAAGGGCCACGATTGGATCATCAACGAGGTCAAGGCCTCCGGTTTGCGAGGACGTGGAGGTGCCGGCTTCCCATCTGGTCTGAAATGG TCTTTCATGAACTTCAAGGACTGGGACAAGGACACCAAACCCCGATACCTTGTCGTCAACGCTGATGAGGGCGAGCCTGGAACTTGCAAGGACCGCGAAATTATGCGAAAGGACCCCCACAAGCTCGTCGAAGGCTGCCTCGTCGCTGGCCGAGCCATGAACGCCACTGCTGCCTACATTTATATCCGAGGTGAATTCGTCTACGAGGCTGCCGTCTTGCAGAATGCCATCAACGAGGCTTACCAGGACGGGCTGATCGGAAAGAATGCCTGTGGTTCTGGCTACGACTTCGACGTGTTCATCCACCGCGGTGGCGGTGCCTACGTTTGTGGCGAGGAGACTTCTTTGATTGAGTCTCTCGAGGGCAAGCCTGGCAAACCCCGTCTTAAGCCCCCTTTCCCCGCTGCCGTCGGTCTGTTCGGATGCCCTTCGACTGTCGCCAACGTTGAGACTGTGGCCGTTGCACCTACCATTTGCCGCCGTGGAGGAAACTGGTTTGCCGGCTTTGGCCGCGAGCGTAACCAAGGCACCAAGCTGTTTTGCATCTCTGGTCATGTCAACAATCCTTGCACGGTCGAGGAAGAGATGTCCATCCCCCTGCGTGAGCTGATTGACAAGCACTGCGGTGGTGTCCGTGGTGGTTGGGATAACCTCTTGGCCATTATTCCCGGTGGTTCATCTACCCCGATTCTACCCAAGAGTGTTTGCGACGATCAGCTTATGGACTTTGACGCCTTGAAGGATAGCCAGTCCGGTCTTGGTACTGCTGCCGTTATCGTCATGGACAAGAGCACCGATGTTGTCCGTGCCATTTCTCGACTCAGCCACTTCTACAGACACGAGAGTTGCGGCCAGTGCACCCCTTGCCGTGAGGGAAGCAAATGGACTGAACAGATCATGTCTCGATTCGAGCGTGGCCAGGGACGGGAGCGAGAAATTGATATGCTTCAGGAGTTGACgaagcaagttgaaggacACACTATCTGCG CTTTGGGTGAAGCATTTGCCTGGCCTATCCAGGGTCTTATCCGCCACTTCCGACCCGAGTTGGAGGCTAGAATGCAGAAGTTTGCCCAGGAGAATGGTGGGGCAGCTCTGGCAGGTGGATGGGACTCCAATGCGAGGTCACAAGGCAAGCTTGTGTCTCCAGGTCAGTAA
- a CDS encoding trimeric LpxA-like protein (similar to Metarhizium robertsii ARSEF 23 XP_007818184.1): MSSKRHSILPAIDRSGPKPPVNFSSSLTISDNAILQGTHSITMQSETVVHPRARFESNIGSILIGRRCIIHERAHIGARPADLDTAKPGGVALGDYVVVEVGTVIEAGDTEIGEGTTLQVGCKIGSGAKIGRGCTITHRSIIAPGEVLPDHTVVYSDGLRRLDNRGVTDMRKLGLVKQIAVLKKMIPSNPDKFK; this comes from the coding sequence atGTCCAGCAAACGACATTCCATCCTGCCAGCCATAGATCGAAGTGGTCCAAAGCCACCAGTCAACTTCTCGTCGTCCCTCACTATATCCGACAATGCAATTCTCCAAGGCACACATTCCATTACTATGCAGTCTGAGACTGTAGTGCACCCTCGAGCTCGATTCGAGTCGAATATCGGTAGCATACTTATCGGCAGGCGGTGCATCATTCACGAGCGAGCTCACATTGGGGCACGTCCCGCCGACCTGGATACTGCCAAACCGGGAGGTGTTGCACTCGGAGACTACGTTGTAGTTGAGGTTGGAACAGTCATCGAGGCTGGTGATACGGAAATTGGCGAGGGGACCACCTTGCAAGTCGGATGCAAAATTGGCAGTGGCGCCAAGATTGGACGGGGCTGCACAATCACGCACAGGTCTATCATTGCTCCTGGTGAAGTCCTGCCAGATCATACCGTGGTTTACTCGGACGGCTTACGACGATTGGATAATCGTGGGGTCACAGATATGCGGAAATTGGGGCTAGTGAAGCAGATTGCGgttttgaagaagatgatacCCAGCAACCCGGACAAATTTAAGTGA
- a CDS encoding Fe-containing alcohol dehydrogenase (similar to Coccidioides immitis RS XP_001247471.1), with translation MVAPVRVIPNAAKRATSLLRTIQYTHPPSCPCHSNPGYHKAPPSIVPRAREAGRRRYATPTSVNQELKEYAFEMAASSIRFGPGVTQEVGMDFKNMGAKKVCVVTDPTVDKLDAMRQVREGLTREGISFEVFSNVRIEPKDSSIKEAIDWVRPYQPDAFLAVGGGSVMDTAKLMNLYLNYPDADFLDFVNAPLGKGRPVDKPLHPLIAVPTTAGTGSETTGTAIFDLVSKRAKTGVAHRNLKPTLGICDPINTRTMPAAVKASSGLDVLCHSLESWTAIPYHERTPRPPNPIMRPAYQGANPISDVFSFHALRRTVKYLPRAVKDPDDFEAQSEMLLAATLAGVGFGNAGVHLCHGMSYPISGQNPGYRHAGYEVAAPLIPHGVSVAVSAPAVFRFTAASNPQRHLEAAEAFGVDTSNVKLESAGEVLAEALTKFLADLGDQPAGLKDLGFGNEHIDALVEGTIPQARVLMLAPGLDKELQTEKEQLRGLFEDAMSH, from the exons ATGGTCGCCCCTGTCCGAGTTATACCCAAC GCTGCGAAGCGGGCAACTAGCCTCCTTCGCACCATTCAATATACACATCCgccttcatgtccatgtcattcaAACCCAGGCTACCACAAGGCTCCTCCTTCTATTGTCCCGCGGGCAAGGGAGGCAGGTCGCCGGCGGTATGCCACCCCAACATCAGTCAATCAAGAACTGAAGGAGTATGCATTTGAGATGGCCGCTTCATCTATTCGCTTTGGTCCCGGTGTGACGCAGGAAGTTGGCATGGACTTCAAGAACATGGGCGCTAAGAAGGTGTGCGTTGTTACAGATCCCACTGTTGACAAATTGGATGCCATGAGACAGGTTAGAGAGGGCTTGACGAGAGAGGGCATCAGCTTCGAAGTCTTTTCCAACGTGAGAATAGAGCCAAAAGACAGCTC GATCAAGGAAGCTATCGATTGGGTTCGCCCTTACCAGCCAGATGCCTTCCttgctgttggcggcggtTCAGTAATGGATACAGCAAAACTCATGAATCTTTACTTGAACTACCCCGACGCTGACTTTTTGGACTTTGTCAATGCCCCCCTTGGCAAGGGTCGTCCTGTCGACAAGCCCCTTCATCCGCTTATTGCCGTTCCTACCACCGCTGGCACTGGAAGTGAGACCACTGGCACAGCCATCTTTGATCTTGTATCCAAACGGGCCAAGACTGGTGTCGCGCACAGAAACCTGAAGCCTACGCTGGGAATATGTGATCCTATCAATACCAGAACCATGCCCGCTGCTGTCAAGGCCAGCTCCGGTCTGGATGTGCTCTGCCACTCGCTCGAGTCCTGGACAGCAATCCCCTACCATGAGCGTACTCCTCGGCCACCCAATCCCATCATGAGACCTGCGTATCAGGGCGCCAATCCTATTTCTGACGTGTTCTCGTTTCATGCTCTTCGCCGCACTGTCAAATACCTGCCTCGAGCAGTCAAGGACCCCGATGACTTTGAGGCACAGAGTGAGATGCTTCTTGCAGCTACTCTCGCTGGCGTCGGCTTTGGAAATGCTGGTGTCCACTTGTGTCACG GCATGTCTTATCCCATCTCTGGACAGAACCCAGGATACAGGCACGCTGGCTACGAAGTTGCCGCACCACTGATTCCGCACGGTGTCTCTGTCGCTGTTTCCGCTCCTGCCGTCTTTAGATTCACTGCTGCATCTAACCCCCAGAGACATCTTGAAGCTGCAGAGGCTTTCGGCGTTGATACTTCCAACGTGAAGTTGGAGAGTGCTGGTGAGGTTCTGGCTGAGGCGTTGACCAAGTTCCTTGCAGACCTAGGTGACCAGCCTGCGGGTCTCAAGgaccttggctttggcaacgAGCACATCGATGCTCTTGTCGAAGGTACCATTCCTCAGGCTCGTGTGCTCATGCTGGCTCCCGGACTGGACAAGGAACTGCAGACTGAGAAGGAGCAGCTTCGGGGACTCTTTGAGGATGCAATGAGCCACTAA
- a CDS encoding peptidase family T4 protein (similar to Cordyceps militaris CM01 XP_006665580.1) has translation MAPTRRARIRDVLPQLTLGKWATGPLNSITDVPGVLVHTESIHTDDKNVNTGVTTILPRKDWHEHASFAGVFRFNGCGEMTGTHWINETGLLTSPIILTNSTAIGDGYRGIMEYAFRNFTNEEGEMDLFIFPVVAETFDGYLSDQSKFAVTPEHIIRGIEKASSERVPEGNTGGGTAMLCHRYKGGTGSSSRTINGYDINGNSATYTVGVLVQANYGSPENLNIGGVPLGRILKEQGNTTKAEAPKGGSKEPRKDGSIIIIVATDAPLLPIQLQRLATRATVGLGKVGGYGNNSSGDIFLAFSTANKIAFQEFSMQGQGGPPVDQYKPLPRAVQMSDNDSINCLFEAAADATEEAIYNSICMAETMTGFKGRTVEAMDLEKLKEIVGPRLV, from the coding sequence atggcaccaacaagacGAGCTCGAATCAGAGATGTTCTTCCACAGCTAACCTTGGGGAAATGGGCGACTGGACCCCTCAACTCCATTACAGACGTTCCAGGTGTTCTTGTTCACACCGAGTCCATTCACACGGATGACAAAAATGTCAACACTGGTGTCACTACAATCCTGCCAAGGAAGGATTGGCACGAGCATGCAAGTTTTGCTGGTGTGTTCCGTTTCAATGGCTGTGGAGAGATGACCGGCACCCACTGGATCAACGAGACTGGTCTTCTCACGTCCCCCATCATCCTGACAAATTCTACGGCCATTGGTGATGGATATCGTGGCATCATGGAGTACGCCTTCCGTAACTTCACTAATGAAGAGGGCGAGATGGATCTATTCATCTTTCCCGTGGTTGCAGAAACCTTTGACGGCTACCTCAGTGACCAGAGCAAGTTTGCCGTGACGCCTGAGCACATAATCCGAGGCATTGAAAAGGCCAGTTCCGAGCGAGTACCAGAGGGAAACACTGGCGGTGGAACGGCCATGCTATGCCATCGCTACAAAGGCGGCACCGGATCCAGCAGCAGAACCATCAACGGATACGACATAAATGGCAACTCAGCCACGTATACTGTTGGGGTGTTGGTGCAAGCCAACTATGGCTCACCAGAAAATCTCAACATCGGCGGCGTACCACTTGGCCGGATCCTCAAGGAACAAGGAAACACTACCAAGGCTGAGGCGCCAAAGGGTGGATCAAAGGAGCCTCGCAAGgacggcagcatcatcattATCGTAGCGACAGATGCACCTCTACTTCCAATCCAGCTCCAGCGTCTCGCAACGCGTGCCACAGTTGGTCTTGGTAAGGTTGGCGGTTACGGCAACAATTCATCTGGCGACATTTTCCTCGCTTTTTCGACAGCAAACAAGATTGCCTTTCAGGAATTCTCGATGCAAGGACAGGGCGGGCCACCGGTAGACCAGTATAAGCCGTTGCCGAGAGCTGTTCAAATGAGTGACAATGACTCGATTAACTGCTTGTTTGAGGCAGCGGCAGATGCTACAGAGGAGGCGATTTACAATAGCATCTGCATGGCCGAGACAATGACTGGTTTCAAAGGCAGGACGGTTGAGGCAATGgatttggagaagttgaaggaaATTGTAGGTCCACGATTGGTTTGA
- a CDS encoding exocyst complex component Sec3 (similar to Neosartorya fischeri NRRL 181 XP_001265229.1): MHQNLVLETYITHIRIIEYSSHPSSPPPLQARSPESEKPRVIIVAVRKSGRVRMHKSKENANGTFSIGKTWNLDDLSHIESFTGPQVNPSNREWGGDTGFLVTLGKPYYWQAQTDKEKKFFIASLIKIYGKYTGGKVPELAGFDQKELEQVVGAGRRPATGPAPRPPPLEQTPSQQSVASGSSAPSIPPGSSAPPPAPSAPSASSGTPDPIRFQKSPAAMRPPMNGSNSPAGSFDSAMSRDRTGPRWTNQQNKSQDSVANSFTTARSEDTSSQPPRSRNGMNGPAAFGRFGEPREPSEPPQEPLPTPPPQGPPQAEGKPPPERRRPPMDPSRPQDRDLVPPPLNSPTARREPVAPPPRSSDRMSPRKDTSQPPPLPADRAIPSPAVPPLDKSKSESAKPEPPPEPTNNSTISLPASTASDVGAVPEPAADPDEDVRPGLGPMIRQKKSKGDIAGVLWKAASAASAFRPRPGGAGDRLRQAQIKSEGPDGITGVVPAPPRPVTPEVPKPADTPKQSPKPAPIVTQTPVPAPAGEVPEVTLTIPNSSQSTVVEPGKAKEDKKEEAPKEAPRRSVVTGNDAKYLQSLGIDPSLLDDRSEEFGKWLDYFGWVPGQGMRSHSSEDMKADLEREINKAQAGGWLARFQEEDDRVEAIKRGIDLAMGECEELDNLLTLYSVELSTLSEDITYIEAQGQGLQVQTANQKLLKKELESLLETCAITSGDLEALRLAPLDNLRGLEDVEAALVTLFKAMVKIDPSLGGVEPTPSAQPKADQTPAFNTDYDNMRIVQEKKEMYLQESAYFMRRLIEFMGRQFDESYAGTKRALEGALSKKVDASHYDAGREFLWKYSPLMLYARDVDLDNWNRLLQVYQDKSHPLYKGQFQNVINIWRKNARKMTGEETELLFSSQVEKQQEGVATAARKMTVKRSQTLARALRSPLADNSNRSSTEKSPTTTDSRSFPYEVFSGVLDDLLPLVEMEQNFIIDFFHATTLEQGDFTDTVAVNAPRDRRGGDLKRHRLMEPDRELARRVTRSMEVIFAFLESELQRLMEWVIAQDPLQGVGILAVLEKKLSEISQSNQDYLNTLLQKLHSLLEGRFSKFVEEQIKAIEETKVKINKRKGVISFFRVFPAFMTAVENMVSGLDPNLALRRMINREYERILKSMFDSLMVIARERPAVVGVATGGADPEDKEALNFHILLIENMNHFLEDTDTRGLEILEEWKDQANTEYHEHMDLYLGAVMRRPLGKLLDYLENIEAQIQTGKSPTAIARQPSNDRAIFNKILGNFDSKEVRKGIEALRKRVEKHFGDADDPALSRALVAKVTSECEKFYLDVETRIGEVTTNVYGGDVPFEWPRADVKMAFR; the protein is encoded by the exons ATGCATCAAAATTTAGTTCTCGAAACCTACATCACGCACATTCGAATCATTGAGTATTCCTCCCACCCGTCAAGTCCCCCACCACTGCAAGCTCGATCTCCCGAATCCGAAAAGCCTCGAGTTATTATTGTAGCAGTACGAAAATCAGGTCGAGTTCGCATGCATAAATCAAAAGAAAATGCCAACGGAACATTTTCAATCGGCAAAACTTGGAATCTTGATGACCTGAGCCACATCGAGTCCTTCACTGGACCTCAGGTGAACCCCAGCAATCGGGAATGGGGCGGCGATACTGGCTTCCTGGTGACACTTGGCAAGCCATACTACTGGCAGGCCCAGACcgacaaggaaaagaagtTCTTTATTGCCAGCTTAATCAAGATCTATGGAAAATATACCGGTGGCAAGGTCCCcgagctggctggcttcgACCAGAAAGAGCTGGAACAAGTGGTAGGAGCCGGAAGACGACCTGCTACTGGACCTGCACCACGACCGCCTCCACTGGAGCAGACTCCTAGCCAGCAAAGTGTAGCGTCAGGTTCGTCAGCTCCGAGTATTCCACCGGGTTCCTCAGCTCCGCCTCCGGCGCCATCGGCGCCATCGGCTTCATCAGGCACGCCTGATCCCATCCGCTTCCAGAAGAGCCCTGCAGCTATGCGACCACCGATGAATGGCAGCAACTCGCCTGCGGGGAGTTTCGACTCAGCCATGTCAAGGGATCGCACAGGTCCAAGGTGGACAAATCAGCAAAACAAGAGTCAGGATTCTGTGGCCAACTCGTTTACCACCGCAAGAAGCGAAGATACGTCAAGTCAACCGCCTCGTTCTCGTAATGGCATGAATGGGCCCGCAGCATTTGGACGATTTGGCGAACCCCGAGAACCGTCTGAACCACCACAAGAACCACTTCCTACGCCTCCCCCGCAAGGTCCGCCTCAAGCTGAAGGCAAACCACCGCCGGAGAGACGGCGGCCGCCAATGGATCCCTCAAGGCCTCAAGACCGCGATCTTGTCCCTCCACCGCTGAATAGTCCAACAGCAAGAAGGGAACCTGTCGCTCCACCACCTAGGAGCAGTGATAGGATGTCACCCAGAAAAGACACGAGCCAGCCACCACCATTACCAGCAGACCGAGCCATACCTTCTCCTGCCGTACCGCCGCTGGATAAGTCCAAATCGGAGAGTGCCAAACCCGAACCACCCCCAGAAccaaccaacaactccaCAATCTCATTGCCGGCATCAACTGCGAGCGACGTTGGTGCTGTTCCTGAACCAGCGGCTGATCCAGATGAAGACGTGCGACCGGGTTTGGGTCCAATGATTCGACAGAAGAAGTCAAAGGGTGACATTGCTGGGGTGCTCTGGAAAGCTGCCTCAGCTGCTTCGGCATTTCGTCCAAGACCTGGCGGTGCTGGAGACCGTTTGCGCCAGGCGCAAATCAAGTCCGAAGGACCTGATGGCATAACTGGCGTTGTGCCTGCACCACCCAGGCCAGTCACTCCTGAGGTTCCTAAACCTGCGGATACACCAAAGCAAAGCCCGAAGCCCGCACCCATCGTTACCCAAACCCCGGTTCCAGCCCCTGCCGGAGAAGTTCCAGAGGTTACCCTTACTATTCCAAACTCCAGCCAATCCACGGTTGTTGAGCCAGGCAAGGCTAAAGAagacaagaaggaagaggcgCCCAAAGAAGCACCTCGAAGATCTGTTGTGACAGGAAACGACGCGAAGTATCTGCAGAGTCTCGGTATCGACCCAAGTCTTCTCGATGACAGAAGTGAGGAATTTGGCAAGTGGCTAGACTATTTTGGCTGGGTACCCGGGCAGGGAATGCGGTCCCATTCCTCAGAGGACATGAAGGCAGATTTGGAACGAGAGATCAACAAAGCGCAAGCTGGTGGTTGGCTCGCCAGGTTCCAGGAGGAAGATGATCGAGTCGAAGCGATCAAACGAGGcatcgacttggccatgggaGAGTGCGAAGAGCTGGACAATCTGCTCACGCTCTACTCTGTCGAACTTTCG ACTCTGTCGGAAGATATTACGTACATCGAAGCTCAGGGCCAGGGCCTGCAAGTTCAAACAGCGAATCAAAAGCTTCTAAAGAAAGAATTGGAGTCACTCCTAGAGACATGCGCCATTACATCTGGAGACCTAGAAGCTCTGCGCCTTGCACCCTTGGACAACCTTCGGGGCCTCGAGGACGTTGAGGCAGCCCTCGTTACACTTTTCAAAGCCATGGTCAAAATTGACCCGTCATTGGGCGGTGTTGAGCCAACACCAAGTGCCCAACCCAAGGCTGATCAGACGCCTGCGTTCAATACCGACTATGACAATATGAGAATCgtgcaagaaaagaaggaaatgtACCTTCAAGAAAGCGCATACTTTATGCGACGACTAATTGAGTTTATGGGCCGACAGTTCGATGAGTCGTACGCTGGCACAAAACGTGCGCTTGAAGGCGCTCTCTCCAAGAAAGTAGACGCCTCTCATTACGATGCCGGCCGGGAGTTCCTCTGGAAGTATAGTCCCCTGATGTTGTACGCGCGTGACGTTGATCTGGACAACTGGAATCGCCTTCTCCAGGTCTATCAGGACAAGAGTCACCCGTTGTACAAGGGCCAGTTCCAAAATGTCATCAACATTTGGCGCAAGAATGCTAGAAAAATGACAGGAGAAGAAACCGAATTGCTCTTCTCGTCGCAGGTCGAGAAGCAACAGGAAGGTGTCGCGACGGCGGCCAGAAAGATGACAGTGAAGCGTAGTCAAACATTGGCCAGAGCTCTCCGGTCGCCCCTGGCAGACAACAGCAACCGTTCCAGCACAGAGAAgtcacccaccaccaccgatAGCAGAAGTTTCCCGTATGAGGTGTTCTCTGGTGTACTGGACGATTTGCTACCGCTGGTTGAGATGGAACAGAACTTCATTATTGACTTCTTTCACGCCACTACTTTGGAACAGGGCGACTTTACTGATACTGTAGCTGTAAACGCACCTCGAGATCGCCGCGGAGGTGACTTGAAGCGTCACCGTCTTATGGAGCCAGATCGTGAACTGGCTCGAAGAGTGACTCGTTCCATGGAGGTGATCTTTGCCTTCCTCGAGTCCGAGCTGCAGCGGCTCATGGAATGGGTCATTGCGCAAGATCCCTT ACAAGGCGTTGGTATTCTGGCCGTGCTTGAAAAGAAGCTATCCGAAATCAGCCAGTCTAACCAAGATTACTTGAACACATTACTGCAAAAGCTTCACAGCTTGCTAGAAGGTCGTTTTAGCAAGTTTGTCGAAGAACAAATCAAGGCAATTGAGGAAACGAAAGTCAAGATCAATAAACGGAAGGGGGTTATTTCCTTCTTCCGGGTTTTCCCAGCCTTCATGACGGCTGTCGAGAATATGGTCAGCGGGCTGGATCCGAACCTGGCCCTACGACGTATGATCAACCGCGAGTACGAACGCATTCTCAAGTCCATGTTTGACTCGCTCATGGTCATTGCCCGAGAGCGGCccgccgttgttggtgtggcgACGGGCGGTGCTGATCCTGAGGACAAGGAAGCACTCAACTTCCATATTCTTCTCATTGAGAACATGAACCACTTCCTAGAGGACACGGACACTCGCGGTCTGGAAATTCTGGAAGAGTGGAAGGACCAAGCCAACACCGAGTATCACGAGCACATGGACCTGTACCTTGGTGCTGTTATGCGCAGACCCCTCGGCAAGCTCCTGGACTACCTcgaaaacattgaagcacaAATACAGACGGGGAAGTCTCCTACCGCTATTGCACGGCAGCCATCCAATGACAGGGCCATATTCAACAAAATTCTCGGCAACTTTGACTCGAAAGAAGTCCGCAAGGGCATTGAAGCCTTGCGAAAACGGGTTGAGAAACACTTTGGTGATGCCGACGACCCTGCTCTCAGCCGTGCTCTTGTGGCCAAGGTGACTTCTGAGTGCGAGAAGTTCTACCTCGATGTGGAGACTAGAATCGGCGAGGTAACGACGAACGTGTATGGTGGCGATGTACCATTTGAGTGGCCTAGGGCAGATGTCAAGATGGCCTTTAGGTAG
- a CDS encoding bovine leukaemia virus receptor (BLVR) domain-containing protein, with product MPRWHQVLPIHSRCFTQRAFSTVVPERVEVRCGSAGHVTIDLFNVPETSSNEPLLIHMPPFPQPDGSASQLPPFLQNRSVASINYRWRPFAEPPTHDEAPGPLHWPTPIHDSAFAFSWLIENLPPPKNSRRDIYIYGSYLGASLATSLALTEAHTHARFGVRGFMAYNGIYNWTMFLPDHRINKAPKRTKSARAPPGPAEGSHLHKLQEHMPALFGTPSNLFDSFASPSLFFHSPGLLVPPSFHMTVEHSALIDNMTSDQEIPPKPIKAPRKSHLVFPPRQATLRIPDTLLLFDSAPTPVTKSSAKSKSVRSRRTAKRTGHSFQAQASELAELMRRSVEVVELKERSKWDEDVHSRVDEALKRVRVVDAGPERESMELSEGGQDAVASWLESRI from the exons ATGCCCCGGTGGCATCAGGTGCTCCCAATCCATTCTCGTTGCTTCACGCAAAGAGCCTTCAGCACTGTCGTTCCTGAGAGAGTGGAAGTAAGATGTGGCTCTGCGGGCCATGTCACCATTGA CCTGTTCAACGTCCCTGAGACGTCTTCAAATGAGCCCCTATTAATACATATGCCTCCGTTCCCCCAACCCGATGGCTCAGCATCTCAACTACCACCGTTTCTCCAGAACCGATCAGTTGCCAGTATAAATTACCGATGGCGTCCATTTGCAGAGCCCCCAACTCATGATGAAGCACCTGGTCCATTACACTGGCCCACTCCCATTCACGACTCCGCGTTCGCCTTTTCCTGGCTCATTGAGAActtgccaccaccaaagaacAGCAGACGTGACATTTACATTTACGGCTCCTATCTAGGCGCCAGCCTAGCGACGTCTCTGGCGCTCACAGAAGCTCACACACATGCCAGATTCGGCGTCAGGGGCTTCATGGCCTACAATGGCATATACAACTGGACAATGTTCCTGCCAGATCACCGAATCAATAAGGCGCCTAAAAGGACAAAGTCTGCAAGAGCTCCCCCAGGACCAGCAGAAGGTTCACATTTACACAAACTGCAAGAGCACATGCCTGCCTTGTTTGGCACCCCGTCGAACCTATTCGACTCATTTGCGAGCCCAAGCTTGTTCTTCCACAGTCCCGGCTTACTGGTCCCACCGTCTTTCCACATGACTGTGGAACATTCAGCGCTCATTGATAACATGACAAGCGACCAAGAAATTCCACCAAAACCCATTAAAGCACCACGAAAGTCTCACCTAGTCTTTCCACCACGGCAGGCAACGCTCAGAATTCCTGATACCCTTCTTTTGTTTGATTCTGCTCCAACGCCAGTCACCAAGTCGTCCGCTAAATCCAAGAGTGTACGGTCAAGAAGAACCGCAAAGCGAACAGGTCACAGTTTTCAGGCACAAGCATCCGAGTTGGCAGAACTCATGAGGCGAAGTGTCGAAGTGGTGGAGCTGAAGGAACGTAGTAAATGGGACGAAGACGTGCACAGTCGCGTTGATGAAGCACTTAAGCGGGTTCGGGTAGTTGACGCAGGCCCAGAAAGAGAAAGCATGGAGCTCAGTGAGGGCGGGCAAGATGCTGTAGCATCTTGGCTGGAAAGTAGAATATAG